The region CATTTGCTGGATAGTGGAAATTATATTTATCCAAGTTTTCGATAAAAACCACATAACTCACCTCCCTATGACATGTAAAAGAATGTTCTCATCTATTATTTTTGAAAGGACGAATTTCGAAAAATCCTTGCCAGTACTGGACAATCTTAGACTTTCCTGATCATAAATCAAATATCCATTCAGAATAGATGTTAATTCATCTATTTTCAATTCAGGTGACAACTGCATCAATTTATCAATTTTTATTCCGTTTGAAAGTCTCAAACCCATGAACAGAGTTTCCTTGAGCTCGTCTAATGGTGAGTTTTCCTTGAAGTACTCGAAAGCAAATTTACCGTTTTTCAAGCATTCCATATACAATAATATGTTCGAACTGTTCACATATCTCTTTAATCCAATATGTCCGCCCGCAGAAACCCCAATTCCTATGTAATCTTCATTATTCCAGTATTTCAAGTTATGTTTGCATTGATAGCCTGGATAAGCAAAATTTGATATTTCATATCTTTCATATCCATTTTCCAAAAGTGCGCTTATGAAACTCTCGTGATGATCGGCTAACGTATCTTGGTCTAAAAATTCCTGCTTAGATTCGAGTATATAAACAGACACATGTTTTGGATTGTATTCGTTGATAACTTTCAAATTATTCCAGATTGTTTGTTCACTTTCAAATGGCAAACCAATTATGAAATCTATATTGATATTTTCAAAATAATTCATAGCTTCCCTGCATGTTTCTCGA is a window of Pseudothermotoga elfii DSM 9442 = NBRC 107921 DNA encoding:
- the hemW gene encoding radical SAM family heme chaperone HemW, with amino-acid sequence MYHSDYIGLYVHIPFCKDRCNYCDFVSYTDLSLVEDYFESLLKEITIWSQYVGKVSLNSIYVGGGTPSDIPLKYLEKTFDTISKSFNLCDPEITVEINPKFRYFYELRNLGVNRISMGLQAADDTVLKAVNRRHSVSEFRETCREAMNYFENINIDFIIGLPFESEQTIWNNLKVINEYNPKHVSVYILESKQEFLDQDTLADHHESFISALLENGYERYEISNFAYPGYQCKHNLKYWNNEDYIGIGVSAGGHIGLKRYVNSSNILLYMECLKNGKFAFEYFKENSPLDELKETLFMGLRLSNGIKIDKLMQLSPELKIDELTSILNGYLIYDQESLRLSSTGKDFSKFVLSKIIDENILLHVIGR